A window from Zingiber officinale cultivar Zhangliang chromosome 7A, Zo_v1.1, whole genome shotgun sequence encodes these proteins:
- the LOC121999411 gene encoding uncharacterized protein LOC121999411 yields the protein MDNQITEGDRTMKELAAPDVAYKYSCITYPDLAGDFELRSGLIHLLPKFQDLSGEDPNRHLHEFHVVCSTMKPQGISEEDIKLRAFPFSLTGAAKDWLYCLPAGYITSWIDMKRAFLEKFFPASRTATIRKSICGIQQVVGETLYDYWERFKKLCSSCPQHQISDQLLVQYFYEGLLPMDRSMIDAAAGGALVNKTPNQARELISNMAENSQQFGSRALGTRVVNETHLVSTEQQEIRSNLQELTSLVKQMALQNSSHVSNFPLPMMKLCGICSSQDHSSDHCPNLHQDESVAAISRPQFQQHKYDPNSSTYNLGWRDHPNLRYGNTFYQQPTQTQIHQPYYQNSQNQHHYQNHPASHSQQF from the coding sequence ATGGATAATCAGATAACAGAAGGGGATCGAACTATGAAAGAGCTTGCAGCACCAGATGTGGCTTATAAGTACTCATGTATCACTTATCCAGATTTGGCAGGAGATTTTGAACTCAGATCAGGACTTATTCATCTGCTTCCCAAATTTCAAGACTTATCAGGAGAGGATCCCAACCGCCATCTACATGAATTCCATGTGGTTTGttccaccatgaagccacaagGGATTTCAGAAGAAGACATTAAGTTGAGGGCTTTTCCATTCTCTTTGACGGGAGCAGCTAAAGACTGGTTATATTGCCTTCCAGCTGGATACATTACGagttggattgatatgaagagAGCCTTTTTGGAGAAATTTTTCCCAGCTTCTAGGACTGCAACTATCAGGAAGAGCATTTGTGGTATTCAACAAGTAGTGGGAGAGACTCTTTATGATTATTGGGAGAGATTCAAGAAGCTGTGTTCGAGTTGTCCACAACATCAAATTAGTGACCAGCTCCTTGTTCAATATTTTTATGAGGGCTTACTTCCCATGGATAGGAGCATGATAGATGCAGCAGCTGGAGGAGCTTTGGTGAATAAGACTCCAAATCAAGCAAGAGAGCTAATTTCAAATATGGCGGAAAATTCACAACAATTTGGGAGTAGAGCTCTTGGTACTAGAGTGGTTAATGAAACTCATTTAGTTTCAACTGAGCAACAAGAAATTAGGAGCAATTTGCAAGAATTAACTTCTCTAGTAAAGCAAATGGCGTTGCAAAATTCGAGTCATGTTTCAAATTTTCCTTTACCAATGATGAAGTTGTGTGGAATTTGTTCAAGTCAAGATCACTCTTCGGATCATTGTCCTAATCTACATCAAGATGAATCAGTTGCAGCCATTTCCAGACCTCAATTTCAGCAACATAAATATGATCCCAACTCTTCAACTTACAATCTGGGATGGAGGGATCATCCAAATTTGAGGTATGGGAACACATTTTATCAGCAGCCAACACAAACTCAGATTCATCAGCCATATTACCAGAATTCACAGAATCAGCATCATTACCAGAATCATCCAGCAAGTCATTCTCAGCAATTTTAG